The following is a genomic window from Bombus fervidus isolate BK054 chromosome 10, iyBomFerv1, whole genome shotgun sequence.
tacgttataacgtataacgttatatactattaccttataacatataacgttatatactattacctcataacgtatagcgttgtatactattaccatataacgtataacgttatgtagcatatcgttatagcgtacaacgttatgtactattaccttataacgtataacgttgtatactattaccttatatcgttatacgtaatatactattaccttataacgtatatcgttatatactgtaaccttataacgtataacgttatatactgtaaccttctaccgtataacgttatgtagcattacgttataacgtgtaacgttgtgtactattacgttataacgtataacgttatgtagctctacgttataacgtataacgttatgtagctctacggtataacgtataacgttatataatattactttataacatataacgttctgtagccttacgttataacgtataacgttttatactatttcggtagaacgtatagcggtatgtagcactacgttataacgtataacgttacatactattaccttatatcgttatacgttatatgctattaccttataacgtatatcgttgtatactgtagccttataacgtataacgttatatactgtaaccttctaacgtataacgttatgtagcattacgttataacgtataacgttgtgtactattaccttataacgtataacgttgtatgctattaccttgaaacgtataaccatggagcagaagcatggaccAGAAAGAaacatggagcagaagcatggagcagaagcatggaggaGAATCGTGGTGCAGAAAGAAGAATGCAGCCGAATCAAGTAGCGGAATCATGGAGCAAACCGAAGCATGGCACAAGCAGAAGCATGGTCCAAGAAGAAGCATGGAACAAGCATAAGCATGGACCAGAAggaagcatggagcaagccGAAGCATGGGCCACAAAGAAGAATGGACCTGAAGGATGGAGCAGAGGTatggagcagaaagaagcatggagcagaagcatggtgcagaagcatggagcagaagcatagAGCTGAGGCATGGAGGAGAAGCATGGTGCTGAGGCATTGAggagaagcatggagcagatgCATgcagcagaagcatggagcaaggAGAGGCATGGAGCAAGccgaagcatggagcagaaagaaGAATGGAGTGGAATCTAGGAGCAAACggaagcatggagcaagcgGAAGCATTGaacagaagcatggagcagaatcaTGGAGCAGAGgcatggagcagaaagaagcatggagcagaatcaTGGAGCAGAGgcatggagcagaaagaagcatggagcagaatcatggagcagaagcagtGATAACTACAAAAGAAGTTCTAATAGGAAAAGCCGATGAATTATACGAGCGAGAACAATAGGAGGAAATACATAAccttctaataaattataaagtaattacatTGCGTATATCACTTATAAATGTAGATAACAAAACTGAACATTTGTATAGGATAGCggtgatattgaaattatatggcGTTTGTGTAGAGCAATGTATAAATTGTCTAAGACTGTGAGTGAAGTAGAtggaaagaaatgaattttcgaaTCTTATGACTAAATACTTAAAGCACTTGAAATAAATGAGGATAATTGGGCTGCATACAAATGGGCATCGATTCTTCGCAATTGTAAGACTCTTTATGAAGGAGTGAAGGCACAAATAAAagagtcatataatattaagaaacatatgctggtatatttcatgataatatattaatatttctttccctGATACGATGTCAAGCAATTGTAtcgaatatgtttaatatcgCAGAGAGCAATGGAACTAAATGCAAAAGAACCACCTCTTATGTACATGCTTGGTACTTGGTGCTATCAAGTTGCTGATTTAACATggtatcaaagaaaaattgcatCTGTAATATTTGGAGAACCACCATCTTCATCTTTTGAGGAagctctaaaatattttgaaaccgCAGAGGAAATTGATCCCAATTTCTATagtcaaaatttattaatgttggGCAAAACctacttaaaattaaatcagAAAGAGCTatctatgaaatattcaaaaattgcCCTTGAATATCCTGCAAAGAACGAAGATGATCGAGATGCTAAACAGGAAGCACAAAAGTTGTTAAAGAAACTTTAACAAACTTGACGGAAATTATGATCTATTATATGATAAATGGATATTATTATAGGATATGGAATTGAAGGGATAAAGTAAATTTAGAATCTATCTTTTAAgtagaagtataaaatttatttactataaagTACAGTACAACTTATGTGTGATGAGCTTTTTATACGCAACATCTAATTTAAGATTTAAGATtactatatacatgtatattttataaaatgttttatttcaaaatgtaacatgtagcaaattttaaatagttaaTAGCAGTTGAAGAAAATTCGTATATACAATATGTCATTAAACTACCTTTCTCGCAAAAAttagttaaagaaatatattgtaacagAATTAAAGTATCAAAATGTTAATGTAACATTGTCACAAATATCACGGTTTAATAAAGTAGTTTCCAAGTCGAATTATCGGTCAGGTGATTCTtcattttcctcttcctctccgCGAGCCATAATTCCATCTTTTTGGAAAGCAGAGAGAAAATCAAGATATTGGCGTGTTTGAAGGCCGATTATCTCCCTTGGCACTCTTCCCATCAGATGGTATACAAAGGAACGATGCAGGCCAATCTGCATAGTGTGTTGACCAATCGGGGAAGTATACTGCACCACAACGTAATCCGGTGGTAGATCTTCCGGAACATGTGATATGGTGTGAAAGGCGTTAAATCCAAGTTGAGATTCCGCCATCGTTTCGTTATAAGGCACAATctggaaacaaaaaataaaaaaaaaaaaaatttaatttacgaatTGCGTGAAAAATCAGTGGAAGAAACGATTGAAAGGAAATAAGATACTCACTGTTCCAAATGTGACGAAAATGTATAAGGACGCTACCAATCGTAAAGCACTTCCAAACCTGAAGAACTTTTAAACGTTCCGCTCGATATTCGAACTGGAAATGCCCCCTCGAGCGAAATGCCGAGTTTATATAGTCGTCGGTGAGTTCCATGTGTATTACTACAGCATGGATTAGGACTTTTTGGGGGGACCCCCTAACTAGCAGGTAGGTAAAAGCCAAGtagttgtttgtttgtttgatgtatgaaatattgtttaagGGACAGACGGATTAGCAGGTGCGATGGTCGCCTCGGGTATTCCTTTGTCACCCTCTTCTCaattatggaaaattcgaGAATGCGTTAGAGGATAAACAATCACAATAGAGTTGGAGAAAAATGcgattctaatttattattaatcatcGAGTAGGAAGCGAAtacattgcttttttttttttaatttacgctttctaataaataataatttatgtgtTACTTCTATATGGGTTACATGGTTATCACCACTGGGTTATTGGAGCAATAATCGTCTCGGGCGGTAGTTTATATTTTGTGTTTACATTCATAGGAGTTcgctaatattataattatgaattattcgaaGTACGTATATCgcttaaatatattcgaacgaataatatactttatacagaattatataCTGAAACATTGAACGATACATCTACCACCGCTTCATTATTTCTTATGCattaattatcataaatatacaGACTGAATATCGTCTTTACAATTACGTACTGTTGACTATCACATTAAATAACGAGagctttaaaaaaattgaatttgatcgctacatgacgttatactttataaggtaatggtacacaacgttaaacgctataacgtaatgctacataacgtcatacgttatatggtaatggtatacaacgttatacgttataacgtaatgctacataaagatatacgttataaggtaatggtatttaacgtttaacgttataaggtaccagtATATCACGTATTAgcatataaggtaatagtatataacgttatacgttattacgtagtgctacataaagttataagctataaggtaatcatatataacgttatacgttataacgtaatgctatataacgttatacgttataacgtaatagtatataacgttatacgttataacgtaatgttacataacgttatacgttataaggtaatagtatataacgtataacgttgtaagataatagaatataacgttatgcgttataaggtaatagtatatcacgtataacgttataaggtaaaagtatataacgtataacgatataaggtaacagtatataacgttatacgttataaggttatagtatctaacgctatacgatataatgtattgctacataactttttacgttatatggtaatagtatgtaacgttatacgttataacctaatgctatataacgttatatgtcatgagctaatagtatataacgttatacgttataaggtaatagcatataacgttatacgttataaggtaatagtatttcacgttatacgttataacataatgctacaagacgttatacgctataaaggaatggtatactacgttatacgctataacgtaatgtttcataacgttatactttataaggtaatggtacacaacgttataggttataacgtaatgctacataaggatatacgttataagacaatagtttatcacgtataacgttataagttaccaTTATATCACGTAGAAGCATATAAGGtgatagtgtataacgttatacgtaataacgttgtgctacataacgttataagttagaaggtaatcgtatataacgctatacgttataatgcaatgctacataacgttatactttataaggtaatggtacacaacgttatacgctataacgtaatgctacataaggttatatgttatgagataatagtatataacgttttacgttattaggtaatagtatataacgtataacgttataaggtaacagtatataacgtataacgatataaggtaatagtatataacgttgtacgatataacgtagtgctacataacgttatatgttatgaggtaatagtttataacattttacgttattaggtaatagtatataacgtataacgttataaggtaacagtatataacgtataacgatataaggtaatagtatataacgttgtacgttataacgtagtgctacataacgttatatgttatgaggtaatagtttataacgttttacgttattaggtaatagtatataacgtataacgttataaggtaacagtatataacgtataacgatataaggtaatagtacataacgttatacgttataacgtaatgctacataacgttataagatataaggtaatcgtatctaacgttatacgttataacgtaatgctaaataacgttatacgttataaggtaatggtgtacaacgttatacgttataacgtaatgctacataacgttatacgttatatggtaatggtatacaaccttatacgttataacgtaatgctacataacgttatacgttataaggttacagtatattacatataacgatataaggtaacagtatataacgttatacgttataaggttatagtatctaacgctatacgatataacgtaagagtatataacgttatacgttataacgtaatgctacataacgttatacgttgtaacgtaatagtatataacgttatacgttataaggtgatagaaTATAGTGTTTTATtgcataaggtaatagtatataacgtataacgttataaggtaatagtatttaacgttatacgttataacataatgctacataacgttatacgctataaggtaatggtatacaacgttatacgctataacgtaatgctacataacgttatactttataaggtaatggtacacaacgctataggttataacgtaatgctacataacgatatacgttagaaggtaatagtatatcacgtataacgttgtaaggtaacagtatataacgtataacgatataaggtaatggtatataacgttatacgttataacgtaatgctacataacgttatacgttatatggtaatggtatacaaccttatacgttataacgtaatgctacataacgttataagatataaggtaatagtatataacgttatacgttataacgtaatgctacataacgttatacgttataaggtaatagtatataacgttatacgatataacgtaatgctacataacgttatacgttataaggtaatggtatacaacgttatacgcaatatcgtaatgctacataacgtcatacgttatatggtaatggtatacaaggttatacgttataacgtaacagtatataacggtatacgttataacataatactacatataatagtatataacgttatacgttataacgtaatgctacataaggatatacgttataaggtaatagtatataacgttgtacgttataacctaatgctacataacgttatatgttatgaggtaatagtatataacgttatactttataaggtaatagcatataacgttatgcgttataaggtaatagtatatcacgtataacgttataaggtaacagtatataacgtatagcgatataaggtaacagtatataacattgtacgttataaggttatagtatctaacgctatacgatataatgtaatgctacataactttttacgttatatggtaatagtatgtaacgttatacgttataacctaatgctatataacgttatatgtcatgagctaatagtatatatcgttatacgttataaggtaatagcatataacgttatacgttataaggtaatagtatttcacgttatacgtaataacgttgtgctacataacgttataagttagaaggtaatcgtatataacgctatacgttataatgcaatgctacataacgttatactttataaggtaatggtacacaacgttatacgctataacgtaatgctacataaggttatatgttatgagataatagtatataacgttttacgttattaggtaatagtatataacgtataacgttataaggtaacagtatataacgtataacgatataaggtaatagtatataacgttgtacgttataacgtagtgctacataacgttatatgttatgaggtaatagtttataacgttttacgttattaggtaatagtatataacgtataacgttataaggtaacagtatataacgtataacgatataaggtaatagtatataacgttgtacgttataacgtagtgctacataacgttatatgttatgaggtaatagtttataaggttttacgttattaggtgatagtatataacgtataacgttataagctaactgtatataacgtataacgatataaagaaatagtacataacgttatacgttataacgtaatgctacataacgttataagatataaggtaatcgtatctaacgttatacgttataacgtaatgctaaataacgttatacgttataaggtaatggtgtacaacgttatacgttataacgtaatgctacataacgttatacgttatatggtaatggtatacaaccttatacgttataacgtaatgctacataacgttatacgttataaggttacagtatattacatataacgatataaggtaacagtatataacgttatacgttataaggtgatagaaTATAGTGTTTTATtacataaggtaatagtatataacgtataacgttataaggtaatagtatttaacgttatacgttataacataatgctacataacgttatacgctataaggtaatggtatacaacgttatacgctataacgtaatgctacataacgttatactttataaggtaatggtatataacgttatacgttataacgtaatgctacataacgttataagatataaggtaatagtatataacgttatacgttataacgtaatgctacataacgttatacgttataaggtaatagtatataacgttatacgttataacgtaaggctacataacgttatacgttataaggtaatggtatacaacgttatacgctatatcgtaatgctacataacgtcatacgttatatggtaatggtatacaaggttatacgttataacgtaacagtatataacggtatacgttataacataatactacataacgttatacgttataacgtaatagtatataacgtattacgatatgaagaagtagtatataacgctatacgttataacgtaatgctgcataacggtataagatataaggtaatcgtatataacgctatacgttataacgtaatgctgcataacgtaataagatataaggtaatagtatataacgttatacgttataacgtaatgctacataacgttatacgttataaggttattgtatataacgtcatgcgttataacataatgctacataacgttataagatatgaggtaatcgtatataacgttatacgttataacgtaatgctgcataacgtaataagatataaggtaatagtatataacgttatacgctataacgtaatgcttcataacgttatacgttataaggtaattgtatataacgtcatgcgttataacgtaatgctgcataacgttataaggcataaggtaatcgtatataacgttatacgttataacgtaatgctacaaatcgttatacgttataaggtattagtacataacgttatacgttataacgtaatggtatataacgttatacgttataacgtaatgctacataacgttatgtgtcacaaggtaatagtatataacgttatacgttataacgtaatgctgcataacgtaataaggtataaggtaagagtatataacgttatacgctataacgtaatgcttcataacgttatacgttataaggttattgtgtataacgttatacgttataaggtaacactatataacgtattacgatataaagaagaagtatataacgttatacgttataacgtaatgctgcataacgttatacgttataaggttattgtgtataacgttatacgttataaggtaacactatataacgtataacgatatacagaaatagtatattacgttatacgttataacgtaatgctacattacgttatacgttataaggtaatagtatataatgttagactttataaggtaatagcatataaccttgtacgttataaggtaatattacataacgtataacgttataaggtaacagtatataacgtataacgatataaggtaatagtatataaagttatacgttataacgtaatgctacataacgttatacgttataaggttattgtatataacgttccacattataaggtaacactatataacgtattacgatataaagaagtagtatataacgttatacgttataacgtaatgctgcataacgtaataagatataaggtaatggtatacaacgttatacgttataacgtaacagtatataacgttgtaagatttaacgtaatgctacaaaacattatacgttataaggtaatagtatataacgtataacattataaggtagcagtatataacgtataacgatataaggtaatagtatataacgttatacgttgtaacgtaatgctacataacattagacgttataaggtaaaggtatacagcgttatacgctataacgtagtgctacataacgttatacgttatatggtaatggtgtacaacgttatacgttataacgtatcag
Proteins encoded in this region:
- the LOC139991459 gene encoding regulator of microtubule dynamics protein 1-like encodes the protein MLRAMELNAKEPPLMYMLGTWCYQVADLTWYQRKIASVIFGEPPSSSFEEALKYFETAEEIDPNFYSQNLLMLGKTYLKLNQKELSMKYSKIALEYPAKNEDDRDAKQEAQKLLKKL